The following coding sequences are from one Natrarchaeobaculum sulfurireducens window:
- a CDS encoding poly-gamma-glutamate hydrolase family protein — translation MNENRPSPKRSPNSTSSTKRRQFLRSGLTITGVGATALGTRAVVASNDSDDDLPDQIQAVERSDCDDVTFWELPASEARDGWSTPSASERYCSVPCELLESTDLEVGHQLRIDAENGSNGFDSAVYTVASEHDDGELRLTDDGLERIGVSADGSVTVTQLAVHSTYETRQQGRLNDEYVEYLVGEPSDATVLALAPHGGYIEYGTDFQAERVAETVDGVGWICSGFNNSGGALSRWHVHSTDIHPASFPKLEKTRAHEFDWSVAFHGYTSETILVGGTASETDRERVVDELETALPDTPVELASSDASDYAGASPENVLNQAGSIGQTIQLEQPTDIRQKEWAVVADAVASALEDLTE, via the coding sequence ATGAACGAAAACCGCCCCTCCCCGAAGCGATCGCCGAACTCGACGTCCTCCACCAAGCGACGGCAGTTTCTCCGCTCCGGCCTGACGATAACCGGCGTCGGAGCTACAGCACTCGGCACCCGTGCGGTAGTCGCCAGCAACGACTCCGACGACGACCTTCCCGACCAGATTCAGGCGGTCGAACGAAGTGACTGTGACGACGTGACGTTCTGGGAGCTACCGGCAAGCGAAGCACGCGACGGCTGGAGCACTCCCTCGGCGTCCGAGCGCTACTGTTCGGTCCCGTGTGAACTGCTCGAGTCGACCGACCTCGAGGTCGGCCACCAGCTCCGGATCGACGCCGAAAACGGCAGCAATGGGTTCGACAGCGCAGTCTACACCGTCGCCTCGGAACACGACGACGGCGAGCTTCGGCTGACCGACGACGGCCTCGAGCGGATCGGTGTGAGCGCCGACGGATCGGTGACAGTTACGCAACTGGCCGTCCACTCAACCTACGAGACGCGACAGCAGGGGCGGCTCAACGACGAGTACGTCGAGTACCTCGTGGGTGAGCCGAGCGACGCCACCGTTCTCGCACTCGCCCCACACGGCGGATACATCGAGTACGGAACGGACTTCCAGGCCGAACGCGTCGCCGAAACGGTTGACGGCGTTGGGTGGATCTGCTCGGGGTTCAACAACAGTGGCGGTGCGCTCAGTCGGTGGCACGTCCACTCGACGGACATCCATCCGGCCTCGTTTCCAAAGCTCGAGAAGACTCGAGCCCACGAGTTCGACTGGTCCGTCGCGTTCCACGGGTATACGAGCGAGACGATTCTCGTCGGCGGCACTGCGAGCGAGACAGACCGCGAACGCGTCGTCGACGAACTCGAGACGGCACTTCCCGACACACCGGTCGAACTCGCGAGCAGCGACGCCTCCGACTACGCGGGTGCGTCCCCCGAGAACGTACTCAACCAGGCCGGCTCGATCGGGCAGACGATCCAGCTCGAACAACCCACTGACATCCGCCAAAAGGAATGGGCGGTGGTCGCCGACGCCGTGGCCAGCGCACTCGAGGACCTGACGGAATAG
- a CDS encoding poly-gamma-glutamate biosynthesis protein PgsC/CapC, translating into MIVAATLTVIGLLLGIALVQSYALRLSGVLVVPLFAVYVLYDFLALPVFVLGTVAAYVGLSMLQQRTLLFGRQLLLASMAISMAAPLAVFGGLAAVGVPGITLSSFTFVGTILPGVAAYNYHQLDSDRRREDVLVSSGALVGLVALGASLVNLTLAPSLGRFTPPLLYGERADIAIARDATIGGEDALFVDASLGLILAVIVLGMIVSEGVYGRWGIRLNGIIALPLLALFALQSAAIVPLYVAGIAVVYSLLTLLHRTTLLYGRVLLSTGLVIAVVGAVPIAMFVPVTSALHVFFTAILIGVGAYNLHRMPPGHRLTSISLSAGAFAIFAIGLRLALSPGPDGLLVTRLPLQLTLLGAAIVAGGHTALRLERLRPADRDRRPQASSGHT; encoded by the coding sequence ATGATCGTCGCCGCGACGCTCACCGTGATAGGCTTGCTACTGGGGATTGCGCTCGTACAATCGTACGCTCTCCGGCTGTCCGGAGTCCTCGTCGTGCCGCTGTTCGCGGTGTACGTGTTGTACGACTTCCTCGCGCTGCCGGTGTTCGTGCTCGGCACTGTCGCCGCGTACGTCGGCCTTTCGATGCTCCAGCAGCGGACCTTGCTGTTCGGCCGCCAGTTGCTCCTTGCGAGTATGGCGATCAGCATGGCCGCCCCGCTTGCTGTGTTCGGAGGGCTCGCTGCTGTCGGCGTTCCCGGTATAACGCTCTCGTCGTTTACCTTCGTCGGGACCATCTTACCGGGTGTCGCCGCGTACAACTACCACCAGCTCGATTCCGACCGTCGTCGTGAGGACGTGCTGGTGAGCAGTGGAGCCCTCGTGGGGCTCGTCGCGCTCGGTGCCAGTCTCGTGAACCTCACGCTGGCACCCTCCCTCGGACGATTCACGCCGCCGTTGCTGTACGGCGAACGGGCGGACATCGCGATCGCTCGAGACGCAACGATCGGTGGAGAGGACGCCCTCTTCGTCGACGCGTCGCTCGGGTTGATCCTCGCGGTGATCGTCCTCGGCATGATCGTCTCGGAGGGAGTCTACGGTCGGTGGGGAATCAGGCTCAACGGGATCATCGCGCTCCCGTTACTCGCCCTGTTCGCACTCCAGTCGGCGGCGATCGTTCCGCTGTACGTTGCCGGAATCGCCGTCGTCTACTCCCTGCTGACGCTACTCCACCGCACGACGCTGCTGTATGGCCGCGTGTTGCTCTCGACCGGACTCGTCATCGCAGTCGTGGGGGCCGTCCCCATCGCGATGTTCGTGCCGGTCACCTCCGCGCTTCACGTGTTCTTTACGGCCATCCTCATCGGCGTCGGTGCGTACAACCTCCACCGGATGCCGCCAGGACATCGCCTGACGTCGATCAGCCTCTCCGCCGGTGCGTTCGCGATCTTCGCCATCGGACTCCGGCTTGCGCTTTCGCCCGGACCCGACGGACTGCTCGTGACGCGGCTTCCCCTCCAACTCACATTGCTGGGAGCCGCCATCGTCGCCGGTGGACACACGGCCCTTCGACTCGAGCGACTCCGTCCCGCCGACCGAGACCGACGACCCCAGGCCAGTAGCGGTCACACCTAA
- a CDS encoding transporter, with amino-acid sequence MVRLSTIVILAGIVLLFVPIPPIATVSGILVIALGLVLRFVTDL; translated from the coding sequence ATGGTCCGACTCTCGACGATCGTGATCCTCGCCGGTATCGTCCTCCTGTTCGTCCCGATTCCACCGATCGCTACCGTCTCAGGTATACTCGTGATCGCACTCGGGCTGGTGCTCCGGTTCGTTACGGATCTCTAG
- a CDS encoding DUF7124 domain-containing protein, which produces MNGDSDMTLAFELEALKELASPERVFEDARGWTEYIGVVSEEPTYVVTNFTRKNRIRQDFFSGPRGKAESLEGVKDQFQTDRYVYIGASDEDEQLADEVGWEYLAVEDAAEAADWIVAASVDDADDDAEPVRDDWP; this is translated from the coding sequence ATGAACGGCGACAGCGATATGACCCTCGCGTTCGAGCTCGAGGCCCTGAAAGAGCTCGCCTCGCCCGAACGCGTCTTCGAGGACGCCAGAGGCTGGACCGAGTACATCGGCGTCGTCTCGGAGGAACCGACCTACGTCGTGACCAACTTCACCCGCAAGAACCGCATCCGCCAGGACTTCTTCTCGGGTCCCCGCGGGAAAGCCGAGAGCCTCGAGGGTGTCAAAGACCAGTTCCAGACCGACCGCTACGTCTACATCGGTGCGAGCGACGAAGACGAGCAGCTGGCCGACGAGGTCGGCTGGGAGTATCTGGCCGTCGAGGACGCCGCCGAGGCTGCCGACTGGATCGTCGCTGCGAGCGTCGACGACGCCGACGACGACGCCGAACCCGTCCGCGACGACTGGCCC
- a CDS encoding NAD(P)/FAD-dependent oxidoreductase encodes MTSTPHVVVVGGGLAGLVAARHLAAGGVDVTLLEREETVGGRVRTLERDGYRFDRGFQVLFTAYPAVKRELDLEALDLRRFAPGAILARPGHRSTLADPVRDPRALPATLFNRDVSFGDKLRVARLRVDLARVDPDEIFDGPDGTIEAFLRDRGFSERFIDNFAAPFYGGICLDRTLSTSKRVFEYTFQTLAAGDTVVPAAGMEAIPIQLARYARDSGATLETDRAVEAVESDGDGGVTVWTTNETLAADAVIVATDPPTARELTGVESIPTTGRSCVTQYYRLPGDADLETGKRLVLNASDAGPGGGPNQVVPHSAVAPEYAPDDATLLSATYLGEREESDEQLAERTRETLESWFPERLFGGFESLHTERIPFAQFDQPPGAHDGLPDVRDPEGRIYLAGDYTRWSSIQGAMESGRQAAGAVLEDASAR; translated from the coding sequence ATGACTTCGACACCCCACGTCGTCGTGGTCGGTGGTGGACTGGCGGGCCTCGTCGCGGCTCGTCATCTCGCTGCCGGCGGCGTCGACGTCACGCTGCTCGAACGCGAGGAGACGGTCGGTGGCCGCGTCCGGACGCTCGAGCGCGACGGCTACCGATTCGACCGCGGCTTTCAGGTACTGTTCACCGCGTATCCGGCCGTAAAGCGAGAGCTCGACCTCGAGGCGCTCGACCTCCGTCGGTTCGCGCCGGGGGCGATCCTTGCCCGGCCGGGTCACCGGTCGACGCTCGCCGATCCCGTTCGCGATCCGCGAGCGTTGCCGGCGACGCTGTTCAATCGCGACGTCTCCTTCGGCGACAAACTCCGCGTCGCGCGCTTGCGTGTTGATCTCGCTCGAGTCGATCCCGACGAGATATTCGACGGGCCGGACGGGACGATCGAGGCGTTCCTGCGCGACCGGGGGTTCTCCGAGCGGTTCATCGATAACTTCGCCGCACCGTTTTACGGCGGAATCTGTCTCGATCGTACGCTTTCGACCTCGAAACGGGTCTTCGAGTACACGTTCCAAACACTTGCCGCCGGCGACACCGTGGTTCCCGCGGCGGGTATGGAAGCGATTCCGATCCAACTCGCCAGGTATGCCCGTGACTCGGGCGCGACGCTCGAGACCGATCGAGCGGTCGAAGCGGTCGAGTCCGACGGCGACGGGGGCGTGACGGTGTGGACGACCAACGAGACGCTGGCGGCCGACGCCGTCATCGTCGCGACCGATCCGCCAACGGCTCGCGAACTGACTGGCGTTGAGTCGATTCCGACGACTGGGCGGAGCTGTGTCACCCAGTACTATCGACTGCCCGGCGACGCCGACCTCGAGACGGGCAAGCGACTCGTATTGAACGCTAGTGACGCAGGTCCCGGCGGTGGACCGAACCAGGTCGTCCCACACAGCGCCGTTGCCCCCGAGTACGCGCCCGACGACGCGACGTTGCTCAGCGCGACGTACCTCGGCGAGCGCGAGGAGAGCGACGAGCAACTGGCCGAGCGAACCCGCGAGACGCTCGAGTCGTGGTTTCCCGAACGGCTCTTCGGCGGCTTCGAGTCTCTCCACACCGAACGCATCCCGTTCGCCCAGTTCGATCAGCCACCTGGCGCCCACGACGGGCTGCCGGACGTCCGTGATCCCGAGGGGCGGATCTACCTCGCGGGCGATTACACACGCTGGTCGTCGATTCAGGGGGCGATGGAGAGCGGCAGGCAGGCGGCCGGAGCGGTTCTCGAGGACGCGTCGGCACGGTAG
- a CDS encoding SDR family NAD(P)-dependent oxidoreductase, whose protein sequence is MRVLVTGASRGIGRAIALTLAGDHDVAVGYRTAADAAADVVDEVREQGSNTVAVGADVRDSAAVESMISEVVDEFGGLDAVVNNAGIVEPDLATDIDDDQWSRVLETNLTGAFYVTRAAIPHLEPDGDVVFVSSIGGTGGTVDASYAASKAALHGLTRSLAREYGDSGLQVNAVAPGPVDTEMNDTILEFLERVEFRGHGNLDTHLPEYACQPDAVAHTVAYLLENEYVQGEIVNVNGGMQFQ, encoded by the coding sequence ATGAGAGTACTCGTCACGGGCGCGAGCCGGGGAATCGGCCGGGCGATCGCACTGACCCTCGCCGGCGACCACGACGTCGCAGTCGGCTATCGAACGGCAGCCGACGCGGCTGCCGACGTGGTCGACGAAGTCAGAGAACAGGGCAGCAACACGGTCGCCGTGGGCGCCGACGTCCGCGATTCCGCGGCCGTCGAATCGATGATCAGTGAGGTCGTCGACGAATTCGGCGGGCTCGACGCCGTCGTCAACAACGCGGGCATCGTCGAGCCGGATCTCGCGACCGACATCGACGACGACCAATGGAGCCGGGTCCTCGAGACGAACCTCACTGGGGCGTTTTACGTGACACGGGCCGCGATTCCACATCTCGAGCCCGACGGCGACGTGGTGTTCGTCTCCAGTATCGGAGGGACCGGCGGGACGGTCGACGCCAGCTACGCGGCGAGCAAAGCGGCGCTCCACGGGTTGACGCGGTCGCTGGCGCGGGAGTACGGTGACAGCGGGCTCCAGGTCAACGCCGTCGCTCCCGGTCCCGTCGACACCGAGATGAACGACACGATCCTCGAGTTCCTCGAGCGAGTCGAGTTCCGGGGCCACGGCAACCTCGATACACACCTTCCCGAGTACGCCTGTCAGCCCGACGCCGTCGCTCACACGGTCGCGTATTTGCTGGAAAACGAGTACGTACAGGGCGAAATCGTCAACGTCAACGGCGGGATGCAGTTTCAGTAG
- a CDS encoding poly-gamma-glutamate hydrolase family protein: protein MTDDNDTTGHADSPALTRRATLAAAVGTPALLGLAAGSYEVAARTTDDEDFETPLLCPLADGQSSLEGDRTALSADPRLLSAYDLSEGQQVRVERRDDEFAAYTIVEERPEDPTDIIRAADVTRCRLDLEEATPPAPGDVECPSPDQNCSLADDEFEVTLSTTIPNPDLSESQAREQGELIERLDERGTDRIFLAPHGGAVQPWTDDQAEYAAELTASTCWRTKGWGPDGGNAFRRWHVPTMELSPESYPELETIADTEYDLAVDCSGVCDAGVLVGGTADRDLRETVRDSINDALPRCAIEAELEDDGTSDRMLVNRLGEESIYLSQSYDSRRAYWEEVAHGLAAALSDDVEPPEQDPPCDRGNAPSETPPEDRGNAPSETPPEDRGNAPSETPPNGRGNSE from the coding sequence ATGACAGACGATAACGACACTACCGGACACGCCGATTCCCCCGCATTGACCCGACGAGCGACACTGGCTGCAGCGGTCGGTACGCCAGCCCTGCTCGGCCTCGCCGCCGGATCGTACGAGGTCGCAGCACGGACGACCGACGACGAAGATTTCGAGACGCCACTGCTCTGTCCGCTCGCCGACGGCCAGTCGTCGCTCGAGGGTGACAGAACCGCACTGTCGGCCGACCCGCGACTCCTCTCGGCCTACGACCTCTCTGAGGGCCAGCAAGTTCGCGTCGAGCGACGTGACGACGAGTTTGCCGCCTACACGATCGTCGAGGAACGACCCGAAGATCCGACGGACATCATCAGGGCTGCCGACGTCACGCGTTGCCGACTCGACCTCGAGGAGGCGACGCCGCCGGCACCCGGCGATGTGGAGTGTCCGAGCCCGGACCAGAACTGTTCACTCGCCGACGACGAGTTCGAGGTGACCCTTTCGACGACGATCCCGAACCCGGATCTCTCCGAGTCTCAGGCTCGCGAACAGGGTGAACTCATCGAGCGACTCGACGAGCGAGGCACTGACCGAATCTTCCTTGCCCCCCACGGCGGGGCCGTCCAGCCCTGGACGGATGATCAGGCCGAATACGCCGCGGAACTGACCGCTTCGACGTGCTGGCGCACGAAAGGCTGGGGGCCGGACGGTGGAAACGCTTTCCGACGCTGGCACGTCCCGACGATGGAGCTCTCGCCCGAATCATATCCCGAACTCGAGACGATCGCAGACACCGAGTACGATCTCGCGGTCGACTGCAGTGGCGTCTGTGACGCCGGGGTTCTCGTCGGTGGCACGGCCGACCGCGACCTGCGCGAGACCGTCCGGGATTCCATCAACGACGCGTTGCCGCGCTGTGCAATCGAGGCCGAACTCGAGGACGACGGCACGAGCGACCGCATGCTCGTCAACCGCCTCGGCGAGGAGAGCATCTATCTCTCACAGAGTTACGACTCCCGTCGGGCTTACTGGGAGGAGGTCGCACACGGCCTCGCTGCCGCGCTCTCGGACGACGTCGAACCGCCGGAACAGGATCCGCCGTGTGACCGTGGGAACGCCCCGTCGGAGACACCACCGGAAGACCGCGGGAACGCTCCGTCTGAGACGCCACCGGAAGACCGCGGGAACGCTCCATCGGAGACGCCACCGAACGGACGCGGAAACAGCGAGTAA
- a CDS encoding acyl-CoA thioesterase, with product MADTDPDADLDPAFQTVFENRVRFAETDLQGVVFYGEYFTYQDEAVTAFFREIGYSYDRMVEAGWQVHVVSASLDYRDGAEFDDRLRNRIRVSDVGTSSLTFEHRIEREDGSLVAEGTVTHVAVDLETEAPTPLPDDFLEAIATYQGGLPE from the coding sequence ATGGCCGACACAGATCCAGATGCGGACCTCGATCCGGCGTTCCAGACGGTTTTCGAGAACCGCGTGCGATTCGCCGAAACGGACCTGCAGGGGGTCGTCTTCTACGGCGAATACTTCACCTACCAGGACGAGGCCGTCACGGCGTTCTTCCGCGAAATCGGGTACAGCTACGACCGGATGGTCGAGGCGGGCTGGCAGGTCCACGTCGTCAGCGCCTCGCTCGACTACCGCGACGGTGCCGAATTCGACGACCGACTCCGCAATCGCATCCGCGTGAGCGACGTCGGAACCTCGAGTCTCACCTTCGAACACCGGATCGAACGCGAGGACGGGAGCCTCGTCGCCGAGGGCACCGTCACCCACGTCGCCGTCGACCTCGAGACCGAAGCGCCGACGCCGCTTCCAGACGACTTCCTCGAGGCCATCGCCACGTACCAGGGCGGCCTGCCCGAGTGA
- a CDS encoding metallophosphoesterase: MTESVDVPFSLSRRAVYLPAADALVLADVHLGRAAASSVDAPIDDGADVCDRLADVLERTDPATVVVAGDLLHSFDHLPRGTERDLAALESVVEDADASLVVTAGNHDPMLESVFDGALTTEYRLADGGTVVCHGHERPSSEAERYVIGHDHPALSVDGRKLPCFLYGPAAYDGADVLVLPAFTRLAAGATVNRMSASDFQSPLIRDADGFHPAIRDDSRAETLWFPTLGACRRLL; the protein is encoded by the coding sequence GTGACCGAGTCGGTCGACGTTCCGTTCTCGCTCTCTCGCCGGGCCGTCTATCTCCCGGCAGCCGACGCGCTCGTTCTCGCCGACGTCCACCTCGGCCGAGCCGCCGCCTCGAGCGTCGATGCCCCGATCGACGACGGTGCCGACGTCTGTGATCGACTGGCTGACGTACTCGAACGAACCGACCCCGCGACGGTCGTCGTCGCCGGCGACCTCCTCCACTCGTTCGACCACCTTCCGCGTGGCACAGAGCGCGACCTCGCGGCCCTCGAGTCGGTCGTCGAAGACGCCGACGCCTCGCTCGTCGTCACGGCAGGCAACCACGACCCGATGCTCGAATCCGTCTTCGACGGGGCACTGACGACAGAGTACCGACTCGCAGACGGCGGGACGGTCGTCTGTCACGGCCACGAACGTCCCTCGAGCGAGGCCGAACGGTACGTGATCGGCCACGACCACCCGGCGCTGTCGGTCGACGGTCGGAAACTGCCGTGTTTTCTCTACGGCCCGGCCGCCTACGACGGCGCAGACGTTCTCGTCCTCCCGGCGTTCACCCGGCTCGCCGCCGGGGCGACCGTCAACAGGATGTCGGCCAGCGACTTCCAGTCGCCGCTGATTCGAGACGCGGATGGCTTTCACCCGGCGATCAGGGACGACTCGAGGGCGGAGACGCTGTGGTTTCCGACGCTAGGTGCGTGCCGGCGGCTGCTATAA
- a CDS encoding Mur ligase family protein, with translation MPDLSPTTLRKPVTNLPRSLTQVGRHLVSSFTRGINHRQRLEDIDVKIVVSGTRGKSGTTERLYEILCAREYDAYAKVTGNHPLSLYDGEENPIDRGDRVTLYENVRELRKYADAEALILENQGITDYTTRMMNEAFGQPDVLVVTNVRQDHRDTLGGSRAKIARAFARATPPDTHVVSGEQDPQLCSYLERELEEIGATITHVDVPDRHSDVPGAECVYAIDCVLEEIGEAPLSDHLRESMLDSLRVEWVHALDGRVYNAADVNDVESTEMVRRSLVDDGEQIQPFVYLRRDRRARTASFQEYLEDLYDRGAIEQARVAGSHTELFAEKSSFPVICHDAATEPAVDVLEASIDDGWPVLVMGNTVAEFMRDLDDEIERHATEPAGELEANANSAAADDRPQQPPQVIQQ, from the coding sequence ATGCCAGACCTATCCCCCACGACCCTCCGCAAACCGGTCACGAACCTCCCCCGATCGCTCACGCAGGTCGGACGACACCTCGTCTCGTCGTTCACCCGCGGCATCAATCACCGTCAGAGACTCGAGGATATCGACGTCAAGATCGTCGTCTCCGGAACTCGAGGCAAGTCCGGGACGACCGAACGGCTGTACGAGATCCTCTGTGCTCGCGAGTACGACGCCTACGCGAAGGTCACGGGCAATCATCCCCTGTCGCTGTACGATGGGGAAGAAAACCCCATCGACCGCGGCGACCGCGTGACGCTCTACGAGAACGTCCGTGAGCTACGCAAGTACGCCGACGCAGAAGCGCTGATCCTCGAAAACCAGGGTATCACTGACTATACGACGCGGATGATGAACGAGGCGTTCGGCCAGCCCGACGTTCTCGTCGTCACGAACGTCAGACAGGATCACCGTGACACCCTCGGCGGGAGTCGCGCGAAGATCGCACGCGCATTCGCACGAGCCACCCCGCCCGATACTCACGTCGTAAGCGGTGAGCAGGATCCACAGCTATGCTCGTACCTCGAGCGCGAACTCGAGGAGATCGGCGCGACGATCACGCACGTCGACGTCCCCGACCGACACAGCGACGTGCCGGGCGCCGAGTGCGTCTACGCCATCGACTGCGTGCTCGAAGAGATCGGCGAAGCTCCGCTTTCCGATCACCTCCGTGAGTCGATGCTCGATTCGTTGCGCGTCGAGTGGGTTCACGCCCTCGACGGCCGTGTCTACAACGCCGCCGACGTCAACGACGTCGAGAGCACCGAGATGGTCCGACGATCGCTCGTCGACGACGGCGAGCAAATCCAACCGTTCGTCTACCTCCGACGCGACCGGCGGGCCCGAACGGCGTCGTTTCAGGAGTATCTCGAGGACCTCTACGATCGCGGCGCCATCGAGCAGGCCCGCGTCGCCGGCAGCCATACCGAGCTGTTTGCGGAGAAATCCTCTTTTCCCGTGATCTGCCACGACGCGGCGACCGAACCGGCGGTCGACGTCCTCGAGGCGTCGATCGACGACGGGTGGCCGGTACTCGTGATGGGGAACACCGTCGCCGAGTTCATGCGCGACCTCGACGACGAGATCGAACGCCACGCCACCGAGCCAGCGGGCGAACTCGAGGCAAACGCAAATTCGGCGGCGGCCGACGATCGGCCGCAACAGCCGCCACAGGTGATACAGCAGTGA
- the artA gene encoding archaeosortase A, which produces MPPLPVASGSTSPVGLESAIAPVLAPAMVNSPLLDALAWVAIAGFFGAVVFQWRGGTDLARQLAAGSWLVFGLFWLTMVPYYYLDAQSPIQTVLALAALPLCVYTGYLLYSGRESLLLLSKAVAIMGLIYLPAETIPFVRQWLIETTAMQAHFVMDLLGHAPGLSEGANGYQSRFDFDPDETVTGRTTYIVLACTGLGSMAIFGGLIASVSAPLKRKLSAFALAIGVIWFLNLLRNVFIALASPYGWFQFDWLVSFMTTYMGAQPDRVSFLVAHNYVAQSLSVVALVGITFLVVRILPEVLAPLEEVLFVLSGTEYDLFEALGHEEARPDATGDREQ; this is translated from the coding sequence ATGCCGCCTCTCCCTGTCGCGTCCGGGAGTACGTCGCCTGTCGGCCTCGAGTCCGCTATTGCACCGGTACTCGCCCCGGCGATGGTGAACTCCCCGCTGCTGGACGCACTCGCCTGGGTCGCGATCGCGGGTTTTTTCGGTGCCGTCGTCTTCCAGTGGCGAGGTGGGACCGACCTCGCCCGGCAACTCGCCGCCGGATCGTGGCTCGTCTTCGGCCTCTTCTGGCTCACGATGGTGCCGTACTACTACCTCGACGCCCAGAGCCCGATCCAGACCGTGCTCGCGCTGGCTGCTCTCCCGCTGTGTGTCTACACCGGCTACCTCCTGTATTCAGGCCGTGAGTCGTTGTTGTTGCTCTCGAAGGCCGTCGCCATCATGGGACTGATCTACCTCCCCGCAGAGACGATCCCGTTCGTCCGCCAGTGGCTGATCGAGACGACTGCGATGCAGGCACACTTCGTGATGGACCTGCTAGGACACGCCCCCGGACTGAGCGAGGGCGCAAACGGCTACCAGAGCCGGTTCGACTTCGATCCCGACGAGACGGTCACCGGTCGAACGACCTACATCGTCCTCGCCTGTACTGGACTCGGGAGCATGGCGATCTTCGGCGGGCTCATCGCCTCCGTCTCCGCACCGCTGAAACGCAAACTCTCCGCGTTCGCGCTCGCGATCGGTGTCATCTGGTTTCTCAACCTCCTGCGCAACGTCTTCATCGCGCTCGCCTCGCCGTACGGCTGGTTCCAATTCGACTGGCTCGTCTCGTTTATGACCACCTACATGGGCGCACAGCCGGATCGTGTCTCCTTCCTCGTTGCACACAACTACGTCGCCCAGTCGCTGTCGGTCGTCGCGCTCGTCGGGATTACCTTCCTCGTGGTCAGAATCCTCCCCGAAGTGCTCGCACCGCTCGAGGAGGTGCTGTTCGTTCTGAGCGGCACCGAGTACGACCTCTTCGAGGCGTTGGGCCACGAGGAGGCTCGCCCCGACGCCACCGGCGACCGCGAGCAGTGA
- a CDS encoding N-acyl homoserine lactonase family protein — MVDATVTPIERGTITTDVNNILEGAVQASAGKPNPEFELAEGPVYNLVIDHPEATILWDTGSHPEADAGHWPAPLYDAFEHTGLRPLEDDLADAGYDVADIDRVIQTHLHLDHAGGLYAFDGTDVPITVHERELKYAYYSAKTDAGSDAYIADDFDLDLQWEIVHSDREPLLEGVDLLHLPGHTPGLLGVQLELDEHGTIVLAGDLAYSRPNYDDEHPMGGGLLWSKRHWIDSVRRVKAVERRRDADVFCGHDASDLERLQEL, encoded by the coding sequence ATGGTCGATGCGACAGTCACCCCAATCGAGCGCGGGACGATCACGACCGACGTCAACAACATCCTCGAGGGAGCCGTCCAGGCCTCGGCGGGCAAACCGAACCCCGAGTTCGAACTGGCCGAGGGGCCGGTCTACAATCTCGTGATCGACCACCCCGAGGCGACGATTCTCTGGGATACCGGCTCTCACCCGGAGGCCGACGCGGGACACTGGCCCGCACCGCTGTACGACGCCTTCGAGCACACCGGCCTGCGGCCGCTCGAGGACGATCTCGCCGACGCGGGCTACGACGTCGCCGACATCGACCGCGTGATCCAGACTCACCTCCACCTCGACCACGCGGGCGGGCTGTACGCCTTCGACGGGACCGACGTTCCGATCACCGTCCACGAGCGCGAGCTCAAATACGCCTACTACAGCGCCAAGACCGACGCCGGCAGCGACGCCTACATCGCCGACGACTTCGATCTCGATCTGCAGTGGGAGATCGTCCACAGCGACCGCGAGCCCCTTCTCGAGGGCGTCGACCTCCTGCACCTGCCCGGACACACCCCAGGGCTGCTCGGCGTGCAGCTCGAACTCGACGAACACGGGACCATCGTTCTCGCGGGCGACCTCGCCTATTCGCGGCCGAACTACGACGACGAACATCCCATGGGCGGCGGCCTGCTGTGGAGCAAGCGCCACTGGATCGACAGCGTCCGCCGGGTGAAAGCGGTCGAGCGACGCCGCGACGCCGACGTCTTCTGCGGACACGACGCCAGCGACCTCGAGCGGCTCCAGGAGCTGTAG